The window CTTCTTCCTTCGTCATTTCTTTCCAGAAGTCTACGCCCGTGTATTCTTTTATCGCATCAGCCATATGTAGACGAGTCCAGCCTGGCGCTAAATTAATCAGATCTTCCCCGTACTGTACTTCCGTCGTACCAAGCACGTCTTGCGCAATATGCGCAACCATGTTTTCCGTCAGCTCCATAATATCGTTATAATCCGCATACGCTTCATATAGTTCAATCATCGTGAATTCAGGGTTATGGCGCGTCGAAATCCCTTCATTACGGAAAACACGACCAATTTCATAAACCTTCTCAAGTCCACCTACAATGAGGCGTTTCAAATGGAGTTCGATTGCAATACGCATATATAGTTCCATGTCGAGTGCATTATGATGCGTGATGAACGGACGTGCAGAAGCTCCGCCTGCAATCGAGTGCAGCATCGGCGTTTCAACTTCAAGGAAACCTTGTCCATCCAAGTAACGGCGCATCGACTGGATGATCCGGCTTCTCAAAATGAATGTCTCTTTACTACCTTCTGTTGCAATCAAATCCAAATAGCGTTGACGGTAGCGCTGTTCAACATCTTTCAACCCGTGGAATTTCTCAGGTAATGGACGCAATGCTTTTGTGAGGAATGTGAATTCAGTCGCTTTAATAGAAAGCTCGCCAACTTTCGTTTTGAATACCGTACCAGAAATTCCGATGATATCCCCGAGATCCGTACTATTGAAAAGTTTATAAGCATCTTCACCAATTGCATCTTGTCTTACATAGATTTGAACCTGGCCACCGAGATCTTGCAGATTTGCAAATCCCGCTTTCCCTTTTCCGCGTTTCGTCATTATACGACCGGCAATTGTTACAGCATGCGGTGTTTCATCAAGCTCTTCTTTAGAAAAGCCTTCAAACCTTTCGCGAATTTCGTTGGATAGATGTGTCCGTTCGAATCTAGAGCCGAATGGATCTAATCCACCTTCCCTTATATCCTCCATCTTCTGGCGTCTCACCAAAAGTTGGTCGTTCATTTCATCTAAGTGTGACATTTCTTTCACTCCTTCATCATTATCCGTTCATTGGATAGCATGCATCTATTGTACACAATTTGCGCCGCACGGACACGCTTTA of the Sporosarcina sp. FSL K6-1508 genome contains:
- the lysS gene encoding lysine--tRNA ligase, giving the protein MSHLDEMNDQLLVRRQKMEDIREGGLDPFGSRFERTHLSNEIRERFEGFSKEELDETPHAVTIAGRIMTKRGKGKAGFANLQDLGGQVQIYVRQDAIGEDAYKLFNSTDLGDIIGISGTVFKTKVGELSIKATEFTFLTKALRPLPEKFHGLKDVEQRYRQRYLDLIATEGSKETFILRSRIIQSMRRYLDGQGFLEVETPMLHSIAGGASARPFITHHNALDMELYMRIAIELHLKRLIVGGLEKVYEIGRVFRNEGISTRHNPEFTMIELYEAYADYNDIMELTENMVAHIAQDVLGTTEVQYGEDLINLAPGWTRLHMADAIKEYTGVDFWKEMTKEEAHALAKEHGVEVTAMMEVGHVLNEFFEQKVEEQLVQPTFIFGHPVEISPLAKKNAEDGRFTDRFELFIVRREHANAFTELNDPIDQRERFESQLVEKEQGNDEAHDMDEDFIEALEYGLPPTGGLGIGVDRLVMLLTNAQSIRDILLFPQMRSKE